In Candidatus Zixiibacteriota bacterium, one DNA window encodes the following:
- a CDS encoding NADH-ubiquinone oxidoreductase-F iron-sulfur binding region domain-containing protein — translation MSDFEKRVVQARRKWNLIQESKIPVIYVGTATCGIAAGALDVVKSVRQTLKETGIKARLVQVGCIGPCYLEPLMDIVVPGRPRISYGPVNSRSARTIIERYLIEGNPASDLAVGHFSTNGNAPDSIPRFFDIPMLKPQVRVVLRNCGFIDPDDIDHYLANDGYRGLTKALGMTPEEVIAVVKEAGLRGRGGAGFPTFKKWEICRGAPGTTKYMICNSSEGDPGAFMNRALIESDPHCVLEGLLIAAYAIGADHGYIYINSDYLLAIARLKSAVKQMRQYGLLGQHILDSGFSFDVTIKEGAGAFVCGEETALIGSIEGRRGMPKARPPFPAIAGLFGKPTIINNVETLGTLPNIMRHGASWYRQFGIQGNYGTKTFSLVGKVRRGGLIEVPLGIKLREIIFDIGGGTWRKFKAVQTGGPSGGCLSEEFLDIQVAYESMTAAGSIMGSGGMIVMDEDTCAVDLALYFLNFTQKESCGKCSPCRVGTWQMVKILENIVKGQADSADIARLQTLAEAVQRVSLCGLGQTAPNPVLTTLRYFRGEYLQHVNEKYCAATICKELVEYFIEPGKCNGCQQCIRVCPTEAISGAKTEPHTIDLSRCIKCKACFEVCRFDPLAANAIVMRSERRAS, via the coding sequence GTGAGTGATTTCGAGAAGAGAGTCGTCCAGGCTCGGCGAAAGTGGAATCTGATTCAAGAGAGTAAGATTCCAGTCATCTATGTCGGCACCGCTACGTGCGGGATAGCGGCCGGAGCGTTGGATGTAGTGAAGTCAGTGCGGCAGACTCTCAAGGAGACAGGGATAAAGGCGCGACTTGTTCAAGTGGGGTGTATTGGCCCCTGCTACCTCGAACCGTTGATGGATATTGTTGTTCCGGGTCGCCCGCGTATCAGCTACGGCCCTGTCAACTCGAGATCGGCACGGACTATCATCGAACGATATCTGATCGAAGGGAACCCGGCATCCGATCTTGCCGTGGGACATTTTAGTACCAACGGCAACGCGCCCGACAGCATTCCTCGCTTTTTCGATATCCCAATGCTTAAGCCACAAGTGCGGGTGGTGCTACGAAACTGCGGTTTTATCGATCCTGACGACATCGACCATTATCTCGCCAACGACGGTTACCGTGGGTTAACGAAAGCGTTGGGCATGACACCTGAAGAGGTTATCGCGGTCGTTAAAGAGGCTGGGCTACGGGGACGGGGAGGTGCTGGTTTTCCTACTTTCAAGAAATGGGAGATCTGCCGAGGCGCTCCAGGTACGACCAAGTATATGATCTGCAATTCTTCTGAAGGAGACCCGGGCGCATTTATGAATCGTGCTCTCATTGAGAGCGACCCTCACTGCGTTCTTGAAGGGTTGTTGATCGCAGCGTATGCGATAGGAGCAGATCACGGATACATCTATATAAACTCAGACTACCTGTTGGCTATCGCGCGTTTGAAGTCGGCAGTGAAGCAGATGCGGCAGTATGGGCTGTTGGGTCAACACATACTTGATTCCGGTTTCTCATTCGACGTTACGATCAAGGAGGGTGCCGGTGCATTTGTCTGCGGCGAAGAAACAGCGTTGATCGGCTCTATTGAGGGCCGTCGCGGAATGCCCAAAGCGCGTCCGCCATTTCCTGCCATCGCAGGGCTGTTTGGCAAGCCGACGATTATTAACAATGTCGAGACACTTGGCACGCTCCCGAATATCATGCGGCACGGCGCGTCATGGTATCGTCAGTTCGGGATTCAGGGGAACTACGGCACCAAGACTTTCTCGTTAGTTGGAAAGGTCCGCCGCGGTGGGTTGATAGAAGTCCCGCTGGGGATCAAGCTCCGTGAAATAATCTTCGATATCGGTGGTGGGACCTGGCGTAAGTTCAAGGCCGTGCAGACCGGCGGACCCTCGGGGGGGTGTCTTTCCGAGGAGTTTCTCGACATTCAAGTAGCGTACGAGTCGATGACTGCTGCCGGGTCGATTATGGGATCCGGGGGGATGATTGTTATGGACGAGGACACCTGTGCGGTTGACTTGGCGCTGTATTTCCTGAACTTCACTCAAAAGGAATCCTGCGGCAAATGTTCTCCTTGTCGGGTCGGCACGTGGCAGATGGTGAAGATTCTGGAGAATATCGTGAAGGGACAGGCCGATTCCGCCGATATTGCCAGACTTCAGACGCTGGCCGAGGCGGTCCAACGTGTCTCGCTGTGTGGCCTTGGACAGACGGCTCCGAATCCGGTGCTGACCACGCTCAGGTATTTCCGGGGCGAATATCTTCAGCACGTCAATGAAAAATACTGTGCGGCGACAATCTGCAAAGAGCTTGTGGAGTATTTCATCGAGCCCGGGAAATGCAACGGCTGCCAGCAGTGCATTCGCGTGTGTCCGACTGAGGCCATTAGTGGCGCCAAGACTGAGCCGCACACGATCGATCTGTCCCGCTGTATCAAGTGCAAGGCCTGCTTCGAGGTATGTCGTTTCGATCCGCTGGCGGCTAACGCCATCGTCATGCGCTCTGAGAGGAGGGCGTCATGA
- a CDS encoding [Fe-Fe] hydrogenase large subunit C-terminal domain-containing protein, with protein sequence MEQAQYFHALRVDTDKCRGHMACMRHCPTQAIRVRGGKAVISEELCVDCGNCISVCPSGAITLEIDGLTASARFRYKVIVPSPVLYSQFETSVHPYYVHVALKQLGFDEVVEVNTSSTALGKALMEYLRGYRGRLPLISSYCPCIVRLIQVKYPDLVELIVPLDVPREVTAREIRKTLPGKLGLKPEEIGIFYMATCPAKIVSIRQPAEKAKSWFDGVISVREAYSVLLPHIIAIKEEPERYKVPDDFCFTGGWVTTGSLTQSVRMENWLAVSGLDHVMQILDDIENSRLRNIAFVEVLAHMLGCISGPLNVENPYVARANNIKQRDKYETPIVLDEDDIRRKLAQGYYFLEHPVLPRPTCYFDTDLETSIKRMRERERVYQKLPQIDCGCCGAPTCMAFSEDFVTGRVGFSDCIPYARVGRSDT encoded by the coding sequence ATGGAACAAGCTCAGTATTTCCACGCCCTTCGCGTGGATACGGACAAATGCCGAGGACACATGGCGTGCATGCGCCATTGTCCAACCCAGGCCATTCGGGTGCGGGGTGGGAAAGCCGTCATATCCGAGGAATTGTGCGTTGACTGCGGTAATTGTATTTCCGTATGCCCCTCGGGAGCGATTACCCTTGAAATCGATGGCTTGACTGCGAGCGCCCGTTTCAGGTACAAAGTCATCGTACCGTCTCCCGTGCTCTATTCCCAGTTTGAAACCAGTGTTCACCCATACTATGTCCATGTCGCGTTGAAGCAACTTGGATTTGACGAGGTAGTCGAAGTCAACACTTCGTCCACCGCTTTGGGCAAGGCACTGATGGAATACCTTAGGGGATACCGCGGTCGGCTGCCCCTCATCTCATCGTACTGTCCCTGTATTGTCAGATTGATACAGGTCAAGTATCCCGATCTTGTAGAGTTGATTGTCCCCCTCGACGTGCCAAGAGAAGTTACCGCGCGTGAAATCAGAAAGACGCTGCCCGGCAAATTAGGCCTCAAGCCTGAGGAGATCGGCATATTCTACATGGCAACCTGTCCCGCCAAAATTGTGTCCATCAGGCAGCCGGCGGAGAAAGCCAAATCATGGTTCGACGGCGTCATTTCCGTGCGCGAAGCGTATTCGGTTTTGCTTCCGCATATCATCGCAATCAAGGAGGAACCGGAGAGGTACAAAGTCCCCGACGACTTTTGTTTCACCGGCGGCTGGGTAACAACAGGGAGCCTGACGCAATCCGTCAGGATGGAGAACTGGCTGGCTGTTTCGGGTCTGGATCATGTCATGCAGATACTCGATGACATCGAGAACTCCAGATTGCGCAATATTGCTTTTGTCGAGGTGCTGGCACACATGTTGGGTTGCATCAGTGGACCCCTTAACGTGGAGAATCCCTATGTGGCGCGGGCTAACAACATTAAGCAGCGGGATAAGTACGAAACGCCGATAGTTCTGGATGAGGATGATATCCGTCGTAAGCTCGCACAGGGTTACTACTTCCTGGAGCATCCGGTCCTGCCGCGTCCCACGTGCTACTTCGACACCGATCTTGAGACTTCGATAAAGCGCATGAGAGAGCGGGAGCGGGTTTACCAGAAGCTCCCGCAGATTGACTGTGGGTGCTGCGGAGCTCCCACGTGTATGGCTTTTTCGGAGGATTTTGTCACCGGTCGCGTTGGTTTTTCCGATTGCATCCCGTACGCGAGAGTGGGGAGGAGTGATACGTGA
- a CDS encoding DRTGG domain-containing protein, producing the protein MTTKDLIENVGLKALSTFEHREVSGVFVSDMLSDVMAGAQSGNLWITVQTHKNIVPAANLVDVSAIVITSGKNVPQETIELASKHNIAVLSTPLATFELIGKLYSLGLVTK; encoded by the coding sequence ATGACTACCAAAGATCTGATCGAGAATGTCGGCCTGAAAGCGTTGAGCACATTCGAGCATCGTGAGGTAAGCGGTGTGTTCGTGTCCGATATGCTGAGCGATGTGATGGCGGGGGCGCAGTCCGGCAATCTCTGGATTACGGTGCAGACCCATAAGAACATCGTGCCGGCCGCCAATCTTGTCGATGTGTCAGCGATTGTGATAACCAGCGGGAAAAACGTTCCCCAGGAAACTATAGAGTTGGCCAGCAAGCATAATATCGCGGTTCTATCGACACCGCTTGCCACGTTTGAGTTGATTGGAAAGCTGTATTCGCTTGGATTGGTGACCAAATGA
- a CDS encoding ATP-binding protein: MANAVRIDAIRDALGAAVIEGDDRLTTQIEHVYASDLMSDVLAFGKPNSVLLTGLATHQAIISAHMAEFKGVVFVRGKKPKDGAGQLARESHLVLMTTDFDTYDACIRIESSIKGERAEGKLDTVGQHIEVVSLQREFFIDGADFTKAGLASTEVKAILKKIGLPPLLVRRVAISTYEGEMNVIMHAKRAKLNLSVTSKCIEVIIADEGKGIADIELAMQEGYTTATEEMRAMGFGSGMGLPNIKRNSDNLDVTSTVGVGTTLKMRFMIQ; the protein is encoded by the coding sequence ATGGCGAATGCGGTAAGGATTGACGCGATAAGAGATGCGCTTGGGGCGGCCGTCATCGAGGGGGACGATCGCCTTACTACACAGATTGAACACGTCTACGCTTCTGATCTCATGAGCGATGTCCTGGCGTTCGGCAAGCCCAATTCGGTCCTGCTCACCGGCCTGGCCACGCATCAGGCAATCATCTCGGCGCACATGGCTGAGTTCAAGGGAGTCGTATTCGTTCGCGGCAAGAAGCCGAAAGACGGCGCCGGACAGTTGGCCAGGGAAAGTCATCTTGTTCTGATGACCACGGACTTTGATACCTACGACGCCTGTATCAGGATAGAGTCATCAATCAAGGGGGAGCGAGCGGAAGGAAAACTCGACACTGTCGGGCAGCACATCGAGGTCGTTTCATTGCAGCGGGAGTTTTTTATCGATGGCGCGGATTTCACCAAAGCGGGTTTAGCTTCTACCGAAGTAAAGGCCATTTTGAAAAAAATCGGCCTGCCGCCACTGCTTGTTCGCCGCGTAGCGATCTCCACCTATGAAGGGGAGATGAATGTCATCATGCATGCAAAAAGAGCCAAACTCAATCTTTCGGTTACCTCCAAATGCATTGAGGTCATAATCGCGGATGAAGGCAAGGGGATAGCGGACATCGAGTTGGCTATGCAGGAGGGGTATACGACGGCGACGGAAGAGATGCGGGCGATGGGGTTCGGTTCCGGCATGGGTTTGCCCAATATCAAGAGGAATTCCGACAACCTCGACGTGACGAGTACGGTCGGAGTGGGTACGACTTTGAAAATGAGGTTCATGATTCAATAA
- a CDS encoding NAD(P)H-dependent oxidoreductase subunit E, which translates to MKSTMAVNQPGAQKVNDWTDILGDFKGVESDLIPILLRVQEGLGYISEEAVRCISLFLKLSENQIYGVASFYPKFRFSEPGAQKIKVCMGTACHVKGGHFLSDAVAWELGISIGQASADKRFDFQRATCLGCCTLAPVVQIDDRIHARVLVTQIKEILKKRE; encoded by the coding sequence GTGAAAAGCACGATGGCCGTTAACCAACCTGGGGCCCAAAAAGTAAATGACTGGACCGACATATTGGGAGATTTCAAGGGTGTTGAAAGCGACTTGATACCGATTCTACTGAGAGTTCAGGAGGGGCTTGGATACATTTCCGAAGAGGCGGTCAGGTGCATCTCGCTATTCTTGAAGCTATCGGAGAATCAAATCTATGGCGTGGCCTCATTCTATCCCAAGTTTCGCTTTTCCGAGCCTGGCGCTCAAAAAATCAAGGTCTGCATGGGGACAGCCTGTCATGTCAAGGGCGGACATTTCTTAAGCGACGCGGTAGCCTGGGAGCTTGGCATCTCCATCGGGCAGGCATCGGCGGACAAACGCTTCGATTTCCAGCGTGCTACGTGTCTTGGTTGTTGCACTCTCGCACCGGTGGTGCAAATCGACGACCGAATTCATGCTCGGGTCCTGGTGACCCAAATCAAGGAGATTCTGAAGAAACGTGAGTGA